Proteins encoded in a region of the Sphingopyxis sp. OAS728 genome:
- a CDS encoding helix-turn-helix domain-containing protein, which translates to MTVYLNDTPRSTGKGRASRRQLRLPLHGSKATGAEIEALVHNISATGMLVESKAPLEIGEVIEVNLPHSGKTATRVIWTSGDLAGCQFEMPISPATLSAAQLRSVVGPDTPALDDHQPAAGAESFGVRLQRLRTAKQLTQGQLAVRLGVSEPSISAWELDKARPKAGRMEALSDALGVEISELLGFEGTENLADLVARAKAQIARAAGVSPDNVKLTIEM; encoded by the coding sequence ATGACCGTATATTTGAACGACACCCCGCGATCGACCGGCAAGGGGCGCGCCTCGCGTCGCCAGTTGCGGCTGCCGCTCCACGGGTCGAAGGCGACGGGAGCCGAGATCGAGGCACTGGTCCACAATATTTCGGCCACGGGCATGCTCGTCGAAAGCAAGGCGCCCCTCGAGATTGGCGAAGTCATCGAGGTCAACCTGCCGCACAGCGGCAAAACCGCGACCAGGGTGATCTGGACCAGCGGCGACCTCGCCGGATGCCAGTTCGAAATGCCGATCTCGCCCGCGACGCTCAGCGCGGCGCAACTGCGCAGCGTCGTGGGCCCCGATACGCCCGCACTTGACGACCACCAGCCCGCGGCGGGTGCGGAAAGCTTTGGCGTCCGCTTGCAACGGCTGCGAACGGCAAAGCAATTGACGCAGGGGCAACTCGCCGTCCGGTTGGGCGTCAGCGAGCCCTCGATTTCGGCTTGGGAACTCGACAAGGCCCGGCCCAAAGCCGGCCGGATGGAGGCATTGTCGGACGCGCTCGGCGTCGAAATCTCCGAACTCCTCGGCTTCGAAGGAACCGAAAACCTGGCCGACCTGGTCGCGAGGGCGAAGGCGCAAATTGCCAGGGCAGCCGGTGTCAGCCCGGACAATGTCAAGCTCACGATCGAGATGTAG
- a CDS encoding molecular chaperone, producing the protein MLAFAAATLAVSASPVEAARVTPMTVEMTPTGRGSTARIEVTNSEDRNLPVELRMYRGDVNEAGELTLTPADEKFVVFPPQVVIAPNAQQVFRIQYLPGEPLTKSEVYYAAVTQIPVELDPTISRIQVVMRFNVLVNIVPEGTKAEPVVTAAKALVRETVVPPDERLPVDQQKPKTVTERGVEVRIENRGTRFFAAGRTGWTITGTREDGTAFSDTRTASRMSDAIGFGLIPPGGARIFFVPVEEPLREEGVSIKIGE; encoded by the coding sequence ATGCTGGCGTTCGCCGCCGCAACCTTGGCCGTGAGCGCCAGTCCCGTCGAGGCCGCCCGCGTTACACCGATGACCGTCGAAATGACGCCGACCGGGCGCGGATCGACCGCGCGTATCGAAGTCACCAATTCCGAAGACCGCAATCTGCCGGTCGAACTGCGGATGTATCGCGGCGATGTGAACGAGGCGGGCGAACTGACGCTCACCCCGGCCGACGAAAAGTTCGTCGTCTTTCCGCCGCAGGTCGTAATCGCGCCGAATGCGCAGCAGGTTTTCCGCATCCAGTATCTGCCGGGCGAACCGCTCACCAAATCCGAAGTTTATTACGCGGCGGTCACACAGATCCCGGTCGAACTCGATCCGACCATTTCGCGGATCCAGGTCGTGATGCGGTTTAACGTACTGGTCAATATCGTGCCCGAAGGCACCAAAGCCGAACCGGTCGTGACGGCCGCCAAGGCGCTGGTTCGCGAAACGGTGGTCCCGCCTGACGAGCGACTCCCGGTCGATCAGCAGAAGCCCAAGACGGTGACCGAACGCGGCGTCGAAGTCCGTATCGAGAATCGTGGCACGCGCTTTTTCGCTGCCGGACGCACCGGATGGACGATCACCGGCACGCGTGAAGACGGCACCGCGTTTTCGGACACGCGCACGGCGAGCCGGATGAGCGATGCAATCGGCTTTGGCCTTATTCCGCCCGGGGGGGCTCGCATTTTCTTCGTTCCGGTCGAGGAGCCGCTGCGCGAGGAGGGCGTCAGCATCAAGATCGGAGAATAA